From a single Klebsiella quasivariicola genomic region:
- a CDS encoding ArsR/SmtB family transcription factor, whose amino-acid sequence MDLNTAANALRELGHPTRLSIYRELVRAGHEGLPVGELQKHLEIPASTLSHHLSALISAGLISQERQSRTLFCRPCYAQLEQLMAFLTEECCAGGSCSLSPAKTPEETPL is encoded by the coding sequence ATGGATTTAAACACTGCTGCAAACGCACTTCGAGAACTGGGCCACCCGACACGTCTCAGCATATACCGGGAGCTGGTCAGGGCGGGTCATGAAGGCCTGCCGGTTGGCGAACTGCAGAAGCACCTTGAGATTCCTGCCTCCACGCTCAGCCATCATCTTTCAGCGCTGATATCCGCTGGACTCATAAGCCAGGAACGGCAGAGTCGTACCCTGTTCTGCAGGCCCTGCTATGCGCAGCTTGAGCAATTGATGGCCTTTCTGACAGAAGAATGCTGCGCAGGCGGCAGCTGCAGTCTGTCACCCGCAAAGACTCCCGAAGAGACCCCATTGTGA
- a CDS encoding SulP family inorganic anion transporter: MLLSSTRKDWLGNVRGDVLAGIVVALALIPEAIAFSIIAGVDPQVGLYSAFCIPLVMAFLGGRPAMISSATGAMALLLITLVKDHGLQYLLAASALTGVLQLAAGYLKLGSLMRYVSRSVVTGFVNALAILIFMAQLPELTNVTWHVYALTAAGLGIIYLFPYLNKTIPSPLVCIIVLTAISMWLHLDVRTVGDMGKLPDSLPVFLIPDIPLNLDTLMIILPYSAGLAVVGLLESMMTATIVDDMTDTPSDKNRECKAQGVANICTSFIGGMAGCAMIGQSVINVKSGGRGRLSTLTAGVVLLLMVVFLRDWVSRIPMAALVAVMIMVSIGTFSWRSISNLRSHPLSTSVVMLATVVVVVATDNLAFGVLTGVLIASLNFATKVARFMAVSSELKDDTRTYTVAGQVFFASSDRFMSHFDFREAVERVVIDVTHAHFWDITSVSALDRVVIKFRREGTEVEIKGMNDATRTLVDRFGVHDKPEEVEKLMGGH, translated from the coding sequence ATGCTGCTGTCCTCGACGCGTAAGGACTGGCTGGGTAACGTCCGTGGTGACGTCCTTGCCGGTATTGTGGTCGCGCTCGCGCTTATTCCCGAAGCGATCGCCTTTTCCATCATCGCCGGAGTCGACCCGCAGGTCGGGCTCTACTCTGCGTTCTGTATTCCCCTGGTTATGGCCTTCCTCGGCGGCCGTCCGGCAATGATATCGTCCGCCACCGGTGCGATGGCGCTGCTGCTGATCACGCTTGTAAAAGACCACGGCCTGCAGTATCTGCTGGCGGCCTCGGCGCTGACCGGCGTACTGCAGCTGGCGGCCGGCTACCTGAAGCTGGGCAGCCTGATGCGCTACGTCTCCCGCTCGGTGGTCACCGGTTTCGTGAACGCGCTGGCCATCCTGATATTTATGGCGCAGCTGCCGGAGCTGACCAACGTCACCTGGCACGTTTATGCCCTGACCGCTGCGGGCCTGGGCATCATTTATCTCTTCCCGTATCTGAACAAAACCATTCCCTCGCCGCTGGTCTGCATCATCGTGCTGACCGCCATTTCCATGTGGCTGCACCTGGACGTGCGCACCGTGGGTGACATGGGCAAACTGCCGGACAGCCTGCCGGTGTTTCTGATCCCGGATATCCCGCTTAACCTCGACACGCTGATGATTATTCTGCCGTACTCGGCAGGACTTGCCGTGGTGGGGCTGCTGGAGTCGATGATGACCGCCACCATCGTGGACGACATGACCGACACGCCGAGCGATAAAAACCGCGAGTGCAAGGCGCAGGGCGTGGCCAACATCTGCACCTCCTTTATCGGCGGCATGGCGGGCTGCGCGATGATTGGCCAGTCGGTGATCAACGTCAAATCGGGCGGGCGCGGGCGGCTTTCCACGCTCACCGCCGGCGTGGTGCTGCTGCTGATGGTGGTGTTCCTGCGCGACTGGGTGTCCCGGATACCCATGGCGGCTCTGGTGGCGGTGATGATCATGGTCTCCATCGGCACCTTCTCCTGGCGCTCCATCAGCAACCTGCGCAGCCATCCGCTGTCAACCAGCGTGGTGATGCTGGCCACCGTGGTGGTGGTGGTGGCGACCGATAACCTGGCGTTTGGCGTGCTCACCGGCGTGCTGATTGCCTCGCTGAACTTCGCCACCAAGGTCGCCCGCTTTATGGCGGTCTCCTCTGAGCTGAAGGACGACACCCGCACCTATACCGTAGCCGGCCAGGTATTCTTTGCCTCATCCGATCGCTTTATGAGCCACTTCGACTTCCGTGAAGCGGTGGAGCGCGTGGTGATTGACGTAACGCACGCCCACTTCTGGGATATCACCTCCGTGAGCGCGCTGGACCGGGTGGTTATCAAGTTCCGTCGCGAAGGCACGGAAGTGGAGATCAAGGGTATGAATGACGCGACCCGCACCCTCGTTGACCGCTTCGGAGTGCATGACAAGCCTGAAGAAGTGGAAAAGCTGATGGGTGGCCATTAA
- a CDS encoding metalloregulator ArsR/SmtB family transcription factor, which produces MPPVSPLQLFKSLSDETRLSLVLLLREKGELCVCELTSVLKETQPKISRHLALLRENGLLTDRRDGKWIHYRLSPHMPAWAAAVIEQAYLCQRDDIRQLSRQAERDNATTNGKPVCI; this is translated from the coding sequence ATGCCACCCGTGTCCCCCCTGCAGCTTTTTAAAAGCCTTTCCGACGAAACCCGACTCAGCCTCGTGCTGCTGCTACGCGAAAAAGGGGAGCTCTGCGTCTGTGAACTTACGTCCGTGCTGAAAGAAACTCAGCCCAAAATCTCACGGCATCTGGCTCTGCTGAGAGAAAACGGGCTGCTTACCGACCGGCGGGACGGAAAATGGATCCACTATCGTCTGTCGCCTCATATGCCGGCGTGGGCAGCGGCGGTTATCGAACAGGCTTATCTCTGCCAGCGGGATGATATCCGCCAGCTCAGCCGGCAGGCTGAACGCGATAACGCCACCACCAACGGCAAGCCTGTCTGCATTTAA
- a CDS encoding DUF6404 family protein has product MDFEARKQKALAIMASRKMWKSNYAPLLIRLLWRLGINIPPLPFAPLWQVFVVMTGYFSLGYGLWMYWTVWRAQGMPLLFACEVSLIAGVLFGLTMALFHLWRRKVNKLPDWKDL; this is encoded by the coding sequence ATGGATTTTGAAGCGCGGAAACAAAAGGCGCTGGCGATAATGGCCAGCCGTAAGATGTGGAAAAGCAATTATGCACCGCTTCTGATACGACTGTTGTGGCGGCTGGGGATAAACATTCCCCCGCTGCCGTTTGCTCCGCTCTGGCAGGTTTTTGTCGTAATGACAGGCTATTTCTCCCTTGGATATGGGCTGTGGATGTACTGGACGGTGTGGCGGGCCCAGGGGATGCCTCTCCTGTTCGCCTGCGAAGTCAGTCTTATCGCGGGCGTGTTATTTGGCCTGACGATGGCACTTTTTCATCTGTGGCGGCGAAAGGTGAATAAATTACCTGACTGGAAAGATCTGTAA
- a CDS encoding MFS transporter yields MRQLFRFMFHHASHLTFGAMLMAMSSFGQTYFVSLYGQDFREAFGLTDGGLGGLYAIGTVMSAITLTWAGRLIDYTTTRRFTLAVTLLLLTACLLVSGAQAAWMLCIGFYFLRLGGQGLMVHTALTATARQFPLDAGKALGAIALGLSLAQAVFPVIAVQISALTGWRAAWGINAGMLVAGVGVALMFLPRGKEKPLRTFRKRGEEKEKEAPVWRNRNLLLALPVVLASPFITTGFFFHQARLAQEKGWELSWVAVWFIAYAITQAVSLLSFGPLIDRLSPRRLLPWFLMPQALAMLALWLSNGQWVTPFYLIMTGVSSAIASTLATALWVQLFGPAQLARVRSAVEAGTVIASGASPVIMGVLIDNHVTLHLQALFCLVYILGASLLATGIRTDAPQ; encoded by the coding sequence ATGCGTCAGCTTTTTCGGTTTATGTTTCATCACGCCTCTCACCTTACGTTCGGTGCGATGCTGATGGCCATGTCCAGCTTTGGACAGACCTATTTTGTCTCACTTTACGGGCAGGATTTTCGTGAGGCCTTTGGGCTCACCGACGGCGGACTGGGCGGCCTGTACGCAATCGGAACGGTGATGAGCGCCATCACGCTGACCTGGGCCGGACGGCTGATTGACTACACCACGACCCGCCGCTTCACGCTGGCGGTCACCCTTTTGCTGCTCACGGCCTGCCTGCTGGTTTCCGGCGCACAGGCGGCGTGGATGCTGTGCATCGGGTTTTACTTTCTGCGCCTCGGCGGCCAGGGACTGATGGTGCATACTGCGCTGACCGCAACGGCGCGCCAGTTCCCCCTTGATGCAGGCAAGGCGCTCGGCGCCATCGCGCTGGGGCTCTCGCTGGCGCAGGCCGTTTTTCCTGTGATTGCGGTGCAGATAAGCGCGCTGACGGGATGGCGCGCTGCCTGGGGCATCAATGCCGGAATGCTTGTTGCCGGCGTGGGGGTCGCGCTGATGTTTTTGCCCCGCGGGAAAGAGAAGCCGCTGCGTACGTTCAGAAAGCGGGGTGAGGAGAAAGAAAAAGAGGCGCCGGTATGGCGAAACCGCAACCTGCTGCTGGCGCTGCCTGTCGTGCTGGCCTCCCCCTTTATCACCACCGGCTTCTTCTTCCACCAGGCGAGGCTGGCACAGGAGAAAGGCTGGGAGCTGTCGTGGGTGGCGGTATGGTTTATTGCCTATGCCATTACCCAGGCGGTATCGCTGCTGTCGTTTGGCCCGCTGATTGACCGGCTCTCACCACGCAGGCTGCTGCCGTGGTTTCTGATGCCACAGGCCCTGGCCATGCTGGCGCTATGGCTCAGCAACGGTCAGTGGGTGACGCCTTTTTACCTGATTATGACCGGCGTATCGTCGGCCATTGCCTCAACGCTTGCCACCGCGCTCTGGGTACAGCTGTTTGGTCCGGCGCAGCTGGCCAGGGTGCGCTCGGCGGTTGAGGCAGGGACGGTGATTGCCAGCGGGGCATCCCCGGTAATCATGGGCGTGCTGATAGATAACCATGTCACCCTGCATCTTCAGGCCCTGTTCTGCCTGGTCTACATTCTTGGCGCCAGCCTGCTGGCCACCGGTATCAGGACGGATGCGCCGCAATAA
- the arsC gene encoding glutaredoxin-dependent arsenate reductase: MTDITIYHNPACGTSRNTLALIRNSGAEPTVILYLETPPSRDELKKLIADMGIGVRDLLRKNTEPYEQLGLAEDRFSNDELLDAMLAHPILINRPVVVTPLGTKLCRPSEVVLDILPDPQQGAFTKEDGEAVIDEHGNRVSH, encoded by the coding sequence ATGACTGACATTACCATTTACCACAACCCGGCCTGCGGGACATCCCGCAATACCCTGGCGCTTATCCGTAACAGCGGCGCCGAACCCACGGTTATTCTGTATCTGGAAACGCCGCCGTCACGCGATGAGCTGAAGAAGCTGATTGCGGATATGGGCATCGGCGTGCGCGACCTGCTGCGCAAAAATACCGAACCGTACGAACAGCTCGGCCTGGCAGAAGACCGCTTCAGCAATGACGAACTGCTCGATGCCATGCTGGCTCATCCGATCCTCATTAATCGCCCGGTGGTAGTGACACCGCTCGGCACGAAGCTGTGCCGTCCCTCCGAAGTGGTTCTGGACATACTGCCGGACCCGCAGCAGGGCGCGTTTACCAAAGAGGACGGCGAAGCCGTCATTGATGAGCACGGGAACCGCGTCAGCCACTGA
- a CDS encoding universal stress protein, which translates to MNNTVIACVDGSPSTRPVCEYAAWAAGKLGAPLALLHVLEKSETPAVSDLTGSIGIDSREQLTEALVRVEGERSRLLMAQGKAVLAGCAELLKQTGQPDAQLLQKHGALDEILAELGEVRLMVLGRRGTQNQVGSHLESVIRLQKNPVLIVPETFTPPARVMFAYDGSSESRKNLTRLTVSPLLHGLSCHIVMVNGDMSALQDAQAVLQEAGITTETRLLEDESVTGALCRYADAHDIDLTVMGACGHSRLRRFFIGSHTTEMLSESRQPLLMLR; encoded by the coding sequence ATGAATAACACCGTTATTGCCTGCGTTGACGGCTCGCCGTCAACCCGGCCGGTCTGTGAGTATGCTGCCTGGGCAGCCGGTAAACTTGGCGCGCCGCTGGCGCTGCTGCACGTGCTCGAAAAGAGTGAGACTCCCGCCGTGTCTGACCTGACCGGGAGCATTGGTATTGACAGCCGGGAGCAGCTGACCGAAGCGCTGGTCCGCGTCGAGGGTGAGCGCAGCCGGCTGCTGATGGCGCAGGGCAAGGCCGTGCTGGCCGGCTGTGCGGAGCTCCTGAAGCAGACCGGACAGCCGGACGCACAGCTGCTGCAAAAGCACGGCGCACTGGACGAAATCCTGGCGGAGCTGGGCGAAGTCCGGCTGATGGTGCTGGGGCGCCGCGGGACGCAGAATCAGGTAGGCAGCCATCTGGAAAGCGTCATTCGCCTGCAGAAAAACCCGGTGCTGATTGTGCCGGAGACGTTTACGCCGCCGGCGCGGGTGATGTTTGCGTACGACGGCAGCAGTGAGAGCCGTAAAAACCTGACGCGCCTGACGGTCAGCCCGCTGCTGCACGGCCTGAGCTGTCATATCGTGATGGTCAACGGTGACATGTCAGCCCTGCAGGATGCGCAGGCTGTTCTTCAGGAAGCCGGTATCACGACCGAGACACGCCTGCTGGAAGACGAGTCCGTAACCGGGGCGCTGTGCCGCTACGCGGACGCCCATGATATCGACCTCACGGTAATGGGGGCCTGCGGGCACTCCCGGTTACGGCGATTCTTTATTGGCAGCCACACCACGGAAATGCTGTCTGAAAGCCGTCAGCCCCTGCTGATGCTGCGATGA
- the arsH gene encoding arsenical resistance protein ArsH: protein MTDALKNIDPALLDAPLTEDKLKAREITHPPRILMLYGSLRARSYSRLTTEEGARLLTAMGAEVKIFNPSGLPLPDDAPETHPKVAELRELVLWSEGMVWCSPERHGAMTGIMKAQIDWIPLTSGAVRPSQGKTLAVMQVSGGSQSFNAVNQMRILGRWMRMITIPNQSSVAKAWAEFDEDGRMKPSSYYDRIVDVMEELMKFTLLTRGRSDYLTDRYSERKESAAQLSERVNQRSI from the coding sequence CTGACTGATGCCCTGAAAAATATCGATCCGGCCCTCCTGGACGCGCCGCTGACGGAAGATAAGCTGAAGGCCAGAGAGATAACGCATCCGCCCCGCATCCTGATGCTCTACGGCTCGCTGCGGGCGCGCTCTTACAGCCGGCTGACAACGGAAGAAGGTGCCCGGCTGCTGACGGCCATGGGCGCGGAGGTGAAAATTTTCAACCCGTCCGGCCTGCCACTGCCCGATGATGCGCCGGAGACGCACCCGAAAGTGGCTGAGCTGCGGGAGCTGGTTCTCTGGTCGGAAGGCATGGTCTGGTGCTCTCCGGAGCGTCACGGGGCCATGACCGGCATCATGAAGGCCCAGATTGACTGGATACCGCTGACGTCAGGCGCGGTCCGCCCGTCACAGGGAAAAACCCTGGCCGTCATGCAGGTCAGCGGCGGCTCACAGTCGTTCAACGCTGTAAATCAGATGCGTATTCTTGGACGCTGGATGCGGATGATCACCATCCCGAATCAGTCATCCGTGGCAAAAGCCTGGGCCGAGTTTGATGAGGATGGCCGCATGAAGCCTTCTTCGTATTATGACCGCATAGTGGACGTCATGGAGGAACTGATGAAGTTCACCCTGCTGACGCGCGGTCGCAGTGATTATCTCACCGACCGCTACAGCGAAAGGAAAGAGAGTGCCGCGCAGCTTTCTGAGCGGGTCAACCAGCGCAGCATATAA
- the crcB gene encoding fluoride efflux transporter CrcB, whose amino-acid sequence MKSYLAIIIGGSAGCLIRWLLGARLNSLFPDLPPGTLVVNLAGGFIIGASLAWFMRHPDLDPAWRLLVITGLCGGLTTFSTFSLEIFSQLQSGNYFWAFTSLLVHVTGSILMTALGFFVVTWLL is encoded by the coding sequence GTGAAATCTTATCTGGCCATTATCATTGGTGGATCCGCTGGCTGCCTGATCCGCTGGCTGCTTGGCGCACGCCTGAACAGCCTGTTTCCTGACCTGCCACCGGGCACGCTGGTAGTGAACCTTGCGGGCGGATTTATCATTGGTGCGTCGCTGGCCTGGTTCATGCGCCATCCTGACCTGGATCCGGCCTGGCGATTACTTGTTATCACCGGGCTGTGCGGTGGGCTGACCACGTTTTCCACGTTTTCCCTGGAAATATTCTCACAGCTGCAGTCCGGTAATTATTTCTGGGCGTTTACTTCACTGCTGGTACACGTAACCGGCTCCATTCTGATGACTGCCCTGGGTTTTTTTGTCGTCACATGGCTGCTGTGA
- a CDS encoding DUF2726 domain-containing protein — translation MAKILMMAGSTVVVLSLLGFLVLLLKGRAVTKTSPVLMSLKALGIRPSEAEQRLCRQRVWVGNDTLMTPREQHFFRALLRHTSRKRWLLCPQVRVADIATLSPHIRPRSRTWWQLFRMASQWHCDVVIVDIHTFAIIGAVELDDASHQKKHRIRRDILLEEVLRQAGIPLLRDRDSERLVRRVREFLKYRGADAAEKSITGMNSTTEHTERKEKEK, via the coding sequence ATGGCAAAGATATTAATGATGGCGGGCAGTACCGTTGTTGTGCTGAGTTTGCTGGGGTTTCTGGTGCTGCTTCTGAAAGGACGCGCAGTAACGAAGACTTCCCCGGTTCTGATGTCACTGAAAGCCCTGGGTATTCGCCCCTCAGAGGCTGAGCAACGGTTGTGTCGCCAGCGGGTCTGGGTGGGTAATGACACACTGATGACGCCACGGGAACAACATTTTTTCCGGGCATTACTGAGGCATACCAGCCGAAAGCGCTGGCTGTTGTGTCCTCAGGTCCGGGTGGCAGATATTGCCACACTCTCTCCCCATATCCGGCCACGATCCCGGACCTGGTGGCAACTCTTCCGGATGGCATCACAGTGGCACTGCGATGTGGTCATCGTTGACATCCATACCTTCGCTATCATCGGCGCAGTTGAACTGGATGATGCCTCACACCAGAAAAAACACCGTATCCGGCGCGATATTCTGCTGGAAGAGGTTCTGAGGCAGGCCGGTATTCCACTACTACGCGATCGGGATTCAGAGAGGCTGGTAAGAAGGGTCAGAGAGTTTCTGAAATACCGCGGAGCCGATGCTGCCGAAAAATCCATAACCGGTATGAATTCAACGACAGAGCATACTGAACGCAAGGAGAAAGAAAAATGA
- a CDS encoding fertility inhibition protein FinO has protein sequence MSEEKRPVLSLKRKPAENSTAPAEATPVPGVVRRKKVVVVSSPPAWKAKKEKLEKVKQAAEAAARNAAPAPVKAVKTPPQVRYLRLLPPEQAIMTLKAFWPQLFDGNSPRLLATGMREQLFADIVNRDLPLSHKQVIKCLKSLTRSAGYLSRMKVGASRYDLQGNAVATVAAEEAQYASERMMKELLRTERMRSQSAG, from the coding sequence ATGAGTGAAGAAAAACGCCCTGTACTGAGCCTGAAACGAAAACCGGCGGAGAACAGTACGGCACCCGCGGAGGCGACACCTGTCCCTGGTGTGGTGCGCCGTAAGAAGGTCGTGGTGGTTTCGTCCCCGCCGGCCTGGAAGGCAAAGAAAGAGAAACTTGAGAAGGTTAAACAAGCGGCAGAAGCCGCCGCGCGTAACGCGGCGCCGGCGCCGGTTAAAGCGGTAAAGACGCCACCTCAGGTGCGTTATCTTCGCCTGCTGCCGCCGGAACAGGCCATCATGACCCTGAAGGCGTTCTGGCCACAGCTGTTCGACGGGAACTCCCCCCGTCTGCTGGCAACAGGCATGCGCGAACAGCTGTTTGCCGACATTGTGAACCGTGACCTGCCGCTGTCGCATAAACAGGTGATTAAGTGCCTGAAGAGTCTGACCCGGTCTGCGGGCTATCTGTCCCGGATGAAGGTGGGGGCCTCCCGCTATGATCTGCAGGGGAATGCCGTCGCGACCGTCGCTGCAGAGGAAGCGCAGTACGCCAGCGAGCGCATGATGAAAGAACTCCTGCGAACTGAGCGTATGCGGAGCCAGTCAGCTGGCTGA
- a CDS encoding arsenic transporter, which yields MFLAGAIFILTLVLVIWQPKGLSIGWSAVIGAALALLTGVVHIGDIPVVWQIVWNATGTFIAVIIISLLLDESGFFEWAALHVSRWGGGRGRLLFTYIVLLGAAVAALFANDGAALILTPIVIAMLLALGFTPGSTLAFVMAAGFIADTSSLPLIVSNLVNIVTADFFTLGFSEYASVMVPVNIASIAATLVMLHLFFRRDIPVTYDLAKLKAPREAIRDARTFKAGWVVLVLLLVGFFALEPLGVPVSLVAAVAAFILWLVARKGHVIDAGRVLKGAPWQIVIFSLGMYLVVYGLRNAGLTDYLSAALNRFAEHGVWGATLGTGFLTAALSSVMNNMPTVLVGALSIDGSSAQGVVKQAMIYANVIGCDLGPKITPIGSLATLLWLHVLAQKNITISWGYYFRVGIVMTLPVLFVTLAALALRLSV from the coding sequence ATGTTTCTGGCAGGTGCGATTTTCATCCTGACGCTGGTACTGGTCATCTGGCAGCCGAAGGGGCTGAGCATTGGCTGGAGTGCCGTCATCGGTGCGGCGCTGGCGCTGCTGACCGGCGTGGTGCACATCGGTGATATTCCGGTGGTCTGGCAGATTGTCTGGAACGCCACGGGCACGTTCATTGCGGTCATCATTATCAGCCTGCTGCTCGATGAGTCCGGCTTTTTTGAGTGGGCCGCGCTGCACGTTTCCCGCTGGGGAGGCGGCAGGGGCCGGCTGCTGTTCACGTATATCGTTCTGCTGGGTGCCGCAGTGGCGGCGCTGTTTGCCAATGACGGAGCCGCGCTAATTCTGACGCCGATCGTTATTGCCATGCTGCTGGCGCTGGGATTCACTCCCGGCTCCACGCTGGCGTTTGTGATGGCAGCGGGCTTTATCGCTGACACCTCCAGCCTGCCGCTCATCGTATCGAACCTGGTGAACATCGTAACGGCTGACTTCTTTACGCTGGGCTTCAGCGAGTACGCATCCGTCATGGTGCCGGTGAACATTGCCTCCATTGCGGCCACGCTGGTGATGCTTCATCTCTTTTTCCGCAGGGACATCCCGGTCACCTATGACCTGGCGAAGCTGAAGGCACCGCGGGAAGCCATCCGGGATGCACGAACCTTTAAGGCTGGCTGGGTGGTTTTGGTTCTTCTGCTGGTTGGCTTTTTTGCTCTGGAGCCGCTCGGCGTGCCGGTCAGCCTGGTGGCGGCGGTGGCGGCGTTTATTCTCTGGCTGGTTGCCCGCAAAGGACACGTGATTGACGCCGGCAGGGTGCTGAAAGGCGCGCCCTGGCAGATCGTTATCTTTTCGCTGGGCATGTATCTGGTGGTATACGGACTGCGTAACGCCGGACTGACTGATTACCTTTCCGCCGCCCTGAACCGGTTTGCAGAGCACGGCGTATGGGGCGCAACGCTCGGCACCGGCTTCCTGACGGCGGCACTCTCGTCCGTCATGAACAACATGCCCACCGTGCTGGTTGGCGCGTTGTCGATTGACGGTAGTAGCGCACAGGGCGTGGTGAAGCAGGCGATGATTTACGCCAACGTCATCGGCTGTGACCTCGGCCCGAAAATAACCCCTATCGGCAGCCTCGCAACCCTGCTGTGGCTGCACGTGCTGGCACAGAAAAACATCACCATCAGCTGGGGCTATTACTTCCGCGTGGGCATCGTGATGACCCTGCCGGTGCTTTTTGTCACGCTGGCCGCGCTGGCCCTGCGCCTGTCTGTTTAA
- the traX gene encoding type-F conjugative transfer system pilin acetylase TraX: MTAHTIGFRAADRWLQALLTWTPGQTDMIKTVALVLMVTDHAGLLLAHNNEIMRLLGRGCFPLFGLAWGMNLARHAEIRQSQLNSLWGWALVAQVSFMLIGYPWYTGNILFAFAVTGQVLRWVSQPSWYYTLPAVGLLVAWIPLSTGSYGMAGVGMLTASWLLCRAQHAPERLGYGVLWALMVLLMNMHNVSESAAGLAIALLTLIVCSSAGERVKRFWPRHFFVMFYAVHLAVLGIVISM; the protein is encoded by the coding sequence ATGACAGCACACACAATCGGTTTCAGAGCCGCTGACCGCTGGCTGCAGGCATTACTGACCTGGACACCGGGTCAGACGGATATGATTAAAACGGTGGCCCTGGTCCTGATGGTCACCGACCATGCCGGGTTACTGCTGGCACACAATAACGAGATAATGCGGCTTCTGGGACGGGGCTGTTTTCCGCTGTTTGGTCTGGCATGGGGAATGAATCTGGCCCGGCACGCGGAAATACGCCAGTCGCAGCTGAACAGCCTGTGGGGCTGGGCGCTGGTTGCCCAGGTGTCGTTTATGCTCATCGGGTACCCGTGGTATACCGGGAATATTCTGTTTGCCTTTGCCGTCACGGGCCAGGTCCTGCGGTGGGTCAGCCAGCCGTCCTGGTATTACACCCTCCCGGCGGTCGGACTGCTGGTCGCCTGGATACCCCTGTCAACCGGCAGCTACGGCATGGCCGGAGTGGGCATGCTCACCGCCAGCTGGCTACTTTGTCGCGCACAGCATGCACCGGAACGGCTGGGATACGGGGTGCTGTGGGCCCTCATGGTGTTGCTGATGAATATGCATAACGTGAGTGAATCGGCGGCCGGGCTGGCGATTGCGCTGCTGACGCTGATCGTGTGTTCATCTGCCGGAGAACGTGTGAAACGCTTCTGGCCGCGGCATTTCTTTGTGATGTTCTATGCAGTGCACCTGGCGGTACTGGGTATTGTCATCTCGATGTAA